From a region of the Flavobacterium sediminilitoris genome:
- the tilS gene encoding tRNA lysidine(34) synthetase TilS, protein MLEKFKNHLDQNFPHLYGKKLLLTVSGGIDSVVLVHLCKKIQLEIGVAHCNFQLRDTESDEDELFVQELCTQYNIPIFIQKFSTSDYAVQRKLSTQLAARELRYNWFNEIIENNNYDYIVTAHHLDDQIETFLINLTRGTGLEGLTGIPEQNDKIIRPLLIFSRNEIENFANKNQIDWREDSSNASDKYLRNKIRHAVVPVLKQLNPSFLTSFQETLNHLKQSVELVEDVTAIMYERIVTQLDHKIQINIEELLKLKNYKSYLYQWLKEYGFTAWDDIYNLPYAQSGKQVFSNSYILLKDRNYLLLSPKEKEELKESFFINENLKNHKVPLNLSFCNISYISNSDNNIIFVDEDKLQFPLEIRKKKEGDSFYPSGMNGKKKLSKYFKDEKYSLLEKEEQWLLVSNNEIVWVIGKRADQRFLANENTQNTLKIELK, encoded by the coding sequence ATGTTAGAAAAATTTAAAAATCATTTAGATCAAAATTTTCCACATTTATATGGGAAGAAATTACTATTGACTGTTAGTGGAGGAATTGATAGTGTTGTATTGGTTCATTTATGTAAAAAAATACAGTTGGAAATAGGTGTTGCACATTGTAATTTTCAGTTAAGAGATACTGAAAGTGACGAAGATGAGCTTTTTGTACAAGAATTGTGTACGCAATATAATATTCCCATTTTTATCCAAAAATTTTCTACAAGTGATTATGCAGTTCAGCGTAAACTTTCTACACAATTAGCTGCGAGAGAATTAAGATATAATTGGTTTAATGAAATTATAGAAAATAACAACTATGATTATATTGTAACAGCTCATCATTTAGATGATCAAATAGAAACATTTCTAATAAACTTAACTAGAGGAACAGGTCTAGAAGGATTAACAGGAATTCCAGAGCAAAATGATAAGATAATAAGACCTTTGCTAATTTTTTCTAGAAATGAGATTGAAAATTTTGCAAATAAAAATCAAATAGATTGGCGTGAAGATTCTAGCAATGCATCAGATAAATATTTAAGAAATAAAATCCGTCATGCAGTTGTTCCTGTTTTAAAACAATTGAACCCTAGCTTTTTAACATCATTTCAAGAAACGTTGAATCATTTGAAGCAATCTGTTGAGCTAGTTGAAGATGTTACTGCAATTATGTATGAAAGAATAGTAACTCAATTAGATCATAAAATTCAAATCAACATAGAAGAATTATTAAAACTAAAGAATTATAAAAGTTATTTGTATCAATGGTTGAAAGAGTATGGTTTTACAGCTTGGGATGATATTTATAATTTACCATATGCACAATCTGGAAAACAAGTTTTTTCAAATTCTTACATACTTTTAAAAGACAGAAATTATTTATTATTATCTCCAAAAGAAAAAGAAGAACTAAAAGAGTCTTTTTTTATTAATGAAAACTTAAAAAATCATAAAGTTCCCTTAAATCTCTCTTTTTGTAACATAAGTTACATTTCAAACTCAGATAACAATATTATATTTGTTGATGAAGATAAATTACAGTTTCCTTTAGAGATAAGAAAGAAAAAAGAAGGTGATAGTTTTTATCCTTCAGGAATGAATGGAAAGAAAAAATTGAGTAAATATTTTAAAGATGAAAAATATTCACTTTTAGAAAAAGAAGAACAATGGTTACTTGTTTCAAACAATGAAATTGTTTGGGTAATAGGCAAGCGAGCAGATCAACGTTTTTTAGCAAATGAAAACACACAAAACACCCTAAAAATAGAACTTAAATAA
- a CDS encoding anthranilate synthase component I family protein, whose product MRTSIFKTISDPKEFKSQLLHWSSQFREVTFLDSNDYNQKYSSYDCILAVEAFTSIKTDYHNVFEDLHQYQSHAKDWLFGYISYDVKNDVELLKSENFDGLEFPDLYFFQPKKLFFLRDNYLEIRYLNMCDDEVETDFIEISQCSYAKSEEVVIDAIKQRISKEEYLLKVNKILEYIHKGDIYETNFCMEFFAKNAVINPVAIYQELNAISEPPFATYFKNDNHYLLSASPERYLKKENNKVISQPIKGTARRSFDIEQDNQLKTELSKNEKERSENIMIVDLVRNDLSHTAKKGSVTVEELCGIYTFKQVHQMISTVVSEVENTISPIEIIKSTFPMGSMTGAPKISAMKIIENLEETKRGLYSGAVGYFSPTGDFDFNVVIRSILYNAKKQYLSFSVGSAITSQSIPENEYEECLLKAKAMFEVLRLR is encoded by the coding sequence TTGAGAACTTCTATTTTTAAAACTATCTCTGATCCTAAAGAATTTAAATCACAACTTTTACATTGGTCTAGTCAATTTAGAGAAGTTACGTTTTTAGATTCAAACGACTATAATCAAAAATATTCTAGTTATGATTGTATTTTAGCTGTTGAAGCTTTCACATCTATTAAAACAGATTATCATAATGTATTTGAAGATTTGCATCAATATCAATCACATGCTAAAGATTGGTTGTTTGGTTATATTTCTTATGATGTAAAGAATGATGTTGAATTACTAAAATCAGAAAACTTTGACGGATTAGAATTTCCTGATTTATATTTTTTTCAACCTAAAAAGTTGTTTTTTTTAAGAGATAATTATTTGGAAATTAGATATTTGAATATGTGTGATGATGAAGTTGAAACAGATTTTATCGAAATTTCGCAATGTTCTTACGCTAAATCTGAAGAAGTAGTTATAGATGCTATTAAACAAAGAATTTCAAAAGAAGAATATCTTTTAAAAGTTAATAAGATATTAGAATACATTCATAAAGGAGATATTTATGAAACTAATTTTTGCATGGAATTTTTTGCAAAAAATGCTGTTATTAATCCAGTAGCAATATATCAAGAATTAAATGCTATTTCAGAACCACCTTTTGCAACTTATTTTAAAAATGATAATCATTATTTACTTTCTGCTTCACCAGAACGATATTTAAAAAAAGAAAATAATAAAGTAATTTCCCAGCCAATAAAAGGAACAGCAAGAAGAAGTTTTGATATTGAACAAGATAATCAATTAAAAACGGAGCTTTCTAAAAATGAAAAAGAGCGATCAGAAAACATTATGATTGTTGATTTGGTACGAAATGATTTGTCTCATACAGCTAAAAAAGGAAGCGTAACTGTTGAAGAATTATGTGGAATTTATACTTTTAAACAAGTACATCAAATGATTTCTACGGTTGTTTCGGAAGTTGAAAATACAATATCTCCAATAGAAATTATTAAGTCTACCTTTCCTATGGGAAGCATGACAGGAGCGCCAAAAATTTCAGCTATGAAAATTATTGAAAATCTAGAAGAAACGAAACGAGGATTATATAGTGGAGCAGTTGGTTATTTTAGTCCAACAGGAGATTTCGATTTTAATGTTGTAATAAGAAGTATCCTATATAATGCTAAAAAACAATATTTATCTTTTTCTGTAGGAAGCGCAATAACATCTCAATCTATTCCTGAAAACGAATATGAGGAGTGTTTGTTAAAAGCAAAAGCAATGTTTGAAGTTTTACGATTAAGATAA
- a CDS encoding NADP-dependent isocitrate dehydrogenase, whose product MSNQPKIIYTITDEAPMLATHSFLPIVKAFSKPANITIETRDISLAGRILANFPEFLNENQKIADALTELGQLATTPEANIIKLPNISASVPQLKEAIAELQSQGYAIPNFPEEPQNEEEKTIKAKYAKVLGSAVNPVLREGNSDRRAPKAVKNYAKAHPHSMGAWSSDSKSHVSHMNDGDFYGTEKSVTIKDAGSFTIEFTDANGATNILKENSPLKAGEIIDSSVMNMGKLKKFIAEQIDDAKAKGVLFSVHLKATMMKISDPLLFGAFVEVYFKAVFEKYATLFEELGIDTRNGLGDVYAKIQGHAKQAEIEADLTTAIENGPALAMVNSDKGITNLHVPSDVIIDASMPAMIRNSGQMWNAAGKSQDTKAIVPDRCYAGIYQATIDFCKQNGALDPKTMGSVPNVGLMAQKAEEYGSHDKTFQMSTNGTVVIKDANGTILMEQAVEAGDIFRMCQVKDAPIQDWVKLAVNRARATGVPTIFWLDENRAHDRQIIEKVNLYLKDHDTAGLDIRIMNPVDATKFSLERIVKGLDTVSVTGNVLRDYLTDLFPILEVGTSAKMLSIVPLMNGGGLFETGAGGSAPKHIEQFIEEGYLRWDSLGEFLALGVSYEHLGNVFNNPKALVLSETLDEATEKFLENDKSPARKIGSIDNRGSHFYLALYWANALANQDKDAELKAIFSPIATELNANEAKINEELITAQGKPQTIGGYYHPNFDATDKAMRPSATLNTILAKLN is encoded by the coding sequence ATGTCAAACCAACCTAAGATTATTTACACTATTACAGATGAGGCACCAATGCTAGCAACTCATTCATTTTTACCAATAGTAAAAGCTTTCTCAAAGCCTGCAAATATTACAATAGAAACAAGAGATATTTCATTAGCAGGAAGAATTTTGGCAAATTTTCCAGAATTTTTAAATGAAAACCAAAAAATAGCTGATGCTTTAACCGAACTAGGTCAATTAGCAACAACTCCAGAAGCAAATATCATAAAACTTCCAAATATTTCTGCTTCTGTACCTCAACTTAAAGAAGCTATTGCAGAGTTACAATCACAAGGTTATGCAATTCCTAATTTCCCTGAGGAACCACAAAACGAAGAAGAAAAAACAATAAAAGCAAAATATGCTAAAGTTTTAGGATCAGCTGTTAACCCTGTTTTACGTGAAGGAAACTCAGATAGAAGAGCTCCTAAAGCAGTTAAAAACTATGCAAAAGCACATCCACATTCAATGGGAGCTTGGTCTTCAGATTCAAAATCACATGTTTCGCACATGAATGATGGTGATTTTTATGGTACAGAAAAATCGGTTACAATAAAAGATGCTGGTAGTTTCACTATTGAATTTACTGATGCTAATGGAGCTACTAATATTTTAAAAGAAAATTCTCCTCTAAAAGCAGGAGAAATTATTGATAGCTCTGTAATGAACATGGGGAAACTTAAAAAATTCATTGCAGAACAAATTGACGATGCAAAAGCAAAAGGTGTTTTATTTTCGGTGCATTTAAAAGCAACCATGATGAAAATTTCAGATCCATTATTATTTGGAGCTTTTGTAGAAGTTTATTTCAAAGCAGTATTTGAAAAATATGCAACATTGTTTGAAGAATTAGGAATAGACACTCGCAATGGTTTAGGAGATGTATATGCTAAAATTCAAGGTCATGCAAAACAAGCTGAAATTGAAGCCGATTTAACAACTGCAATAGAAAATGGACCAGCTTTAGCAATGGTAAATTCAGACAAAGGAATTACAAATCTACATGTTCCATCTGATGTAATTATTGATGCTTCTATGCCTGCAATGATTCGTAATTCAGGACAAATGTGGAATGCAGCAGGAAAATCTCAAGATACTAAAGCAATTGTTCCAGATAGATGTTATGCAGGAATTTATCAAGCAACCATAGATTTTTGTAAACAAAATGGTGCATTAGATCCTAAAACAATGGGAAGTGTTCCAAATGTAGGTTTAATGGCTCAAAAAGCCGAAGAATACGGATCACATGACAAAACATTCCAAATGTCAACTAACGGAACTGTTGTGATAAAAGATGCAAATGGAACAATATTAATGGAACAAGCTGTTGAAGCTGGTGATATTTTTAGAATGTGCCAAGTAAAAGATGCTCCTATTCAAGACTGGGTTAAACTAGCAGTTAATAGAGCAAGAGCTACTGGAGTTCCTACAATTTTCTGGTTAGATGAAAACAGAGCACATGATAGACAAATTATAGAAAAAGTAAATTTATATTTAAAAGATCATGACACTGCTGGTTTAGATATTCGCATTATGAATCCTGTTGATGCTACAAAATTCTCACTAGAAAGAATAGTAAAAGGATTAGATACTGTTTCTGTAACAGGAAATGTTTTACGCGATTATTTAACAGACTTATTTCCTATTTTAGAAGTAGGAACATCTGCAAAAATGTTATCTATTGTTCCTTTAATGAATGGTGGTGGATTGTTTGAAACGGGTGCTGGTGGTTCTGCTCCAAAGCATATTGAACAATTCATTGAAGAAGGATATTTACGTTGGGATTCATTAGGTGAATTTTTAGCATTAGGCGTTTCTTATGAACATTTAGGTAATGTTTTCAATAACCCTAAAGCATTAGTATTATCTGAAACACTAGATGAAGCTACGGAAAAATTCTTAGAAAACGATAAATCTCCAGCTAGAAAAATTGGAAGTATAGATAACAGAGGTTCTCATTTTTATTTAGCATTATATTGGGCAAATGCATTAGCAAATCAGGATAAAGATGCTGAACTAAAAGCAATCTTCTCTCCTATAGCTACAGAATTAAATGCAAATGAAGCTAAAATTAATGAAGAATTAATCACTGCACAAGGTAAACCACAAACTATTGGTGGTTATTATCATCCAAATTTTGATGCTACTGACAAAGCAATGCGTCCAAGTGCTACTTTGAATACTATTTTAGCAAAATTGAATTAA
- a CDS encoding TonB-dependent receptor, with protein MSKSIKFVLLFITIFYLNSNQAQEKFSLSGTISDENTNETLIGVTIIIEELKTGTTTNEYGYYSITLPKGNYTVRYTYIGFEDKVEQISLQENIRKNITIKESNVQLNEIIVTENQYKPNIEKPEMSVNKISVNTIKKMPAVLGETDVLKSILTLPGVTNAGEGQSGFNVRGGAVDQNLILLDEATIYNSSHLFGFFSVFNADAIKDLKLYKGGVPARFGGRVASVLDIYQKDGNSNKFHMNGGIGLISSRILAEGPIVKDKGSFLVAGRSSYAHLFLKLSGNENSAYFYDLNTKLSYKLNDNNNLYVSGYFGRDVFSLSESFINTYGNSVLNLRWNHLFNDKLFSNLSLIYSDYYYGLTLDFVGFNWDSGIKNYNLKYDFKHYLSNKTKLTYGINTVYYDFNPGKIEPTGSDSGINPEQLDKKYAFEPAIYIDAEQKITDKLAINYGLRYSMFYRLGSQEINIYENNQAVTYDEDLKIYEKATPIGTKKYGKNETIASFDNLEPRLSIAYIIDENQSVKASYNRMSQYLHLISNTQSPTPLDVWAPSDNFLKPQILDQYAIGYQKNIKNGKYSFEIETFYKDVKNRLDYIDGANLIANNAIEQVVLAGKSRAYGLEVLARKNEGKLNGWISYTLSRSEQQTAGRTATEIGINNGNWYKTGWDKTHNLSVTGIYELNEKWSFGSIFSLQTGQPVTYPNGQYIYQGLSVPSYGERNANNLPAYHRLDISATLTPRNSANKKFKGEWVFGIYNIYSRKNAASISFRQNADTGRNEAVRLSIFGIVPSVTYNFKF; from the coding sequence ATGAGCAAATCTATAAAATTTGTTTTACTATTTATAACAATATTCTATTTAAATAGTAATCAGGCACAAGAAAAGTTCTCTTTAAGTGGAACGATTTCAGATGAAAATACTAATGAAACTTTAATTGGTGTAACTATAATTATTGAAGAATTAAAAACTGGAACTACAACAAATGAATATGGTTATTATTCTATAACATTACCGAAAGGAAATTATACTGTACGGTATACTTATATAGGTTTTGAAGACAAAGTAGAACAAATTTCCCTACAAGAAAATATTCGAAAAAACATAACAATAAAAGAGAGTAATGTTCAACTAAACGAAATTATTGTTACTGAAAATCAATATAAACCAAATATTGAAAAACCTGAAATGAGTGTTAACAAAATTTCTGTTAATACTATTAAAAAAATGCCCGCAGTTTTAGGTGAAACAGACGTATTAAAGTCTATTCTTACCTTACCTGGAGTTACTAATGCTGGTGAAGGACAATCAGGATTCAATGTACGTGGTGGCGCAGTAGATCAAAATCTTATTTTATTAGATGAAGCTACTATTTATAATTCTTCTCACTTATTTGGCTTTTTCTCTGTTTTCAATGCTGATGCCATTAAAGATTTAAAATTGTATAAAGGTGGTGTTCCTGCGCGTTTTGGAGGAAGAGTAGCCTCTGTACTAGATATTTACCAAAAAGATGGAAATAGCAATAAATTCCATATGAATGGAGGAATAGGACTTATTTCTAGTAGAATTTTAGCAGAAGGACCTATTGTAAAAGACAAAGGATCTTTCCTTGTAGCAGGAAGAAGTTCTTATGCACATCTTTTCTTAAAACTTTCTGGTAATGAAAACTCAGCCTATTTTTATGATTTAAATACGAAATTGAGTTATAAACTTAACGATAACAATAATTTATATGTTTCTGGATATTTTGGCAGAGACGTTTTTAGTTTAAGCGAAAGTTTTATAAATACATATGGTAATTCGGTTTTAAATCTACGTTGGAATCATTTATTTAATGATAAATTATTTTCCAACTTATCATTAATCTATAGTGATTATTATTATGGTTTAACTTTAGATTTTGTAGGATTCAATTGGGATAGTGGTATCAAGAATTACAATTTAAAGTATGATTTTAAACATTATTTAAGTAATAAAACAAAACTAACTTATGGTATAAATACTGTATACTATGATTTTAATCCTGGAAAAATTGAGCCTACAGGTTCCGATTCTGGAATTAATCCTGAGCAATTAGATAAGAAATATGCCTTTGAGCCTGCTATTTATATTGATGCTGAGCAAAAAATTACAGATAAATTAGCCATTAACTATGGTTTACGATATAGCATGTTTTATCGTTTAGGATCACAAGAAATTAATATTTATGAGAACAATCAGGCTGTTACTTATGATGAAGATTTAAAAATTTATGAAAAGGCAACACCTATTGGAACAAAAAAATATGGCAAAAATGAAACTATTGCCAGTTTTGACAATTTAGAACCAAGACTTTCCATTGCCTATATTATTGATGAGAATCAATCTGTAAAAGCAAGTTATAATAGAATGAGTCAATACTTACACCTTATATCAAACACACAATCACCTACTCCATTAGACGTTTGGGCTCCAAGTGATAATTTCTTAAAACCTCAAATTTTAGATCAATATGCTATTGGTTATCAAAAAAACATCAAAAATGGAAAATATTCGTTTGAAATAGAAACGTTCTATAAAGACGTAAAAAATCGTTTAGATTATATTGATGGCGCAAATTTAATTGCAAATAATGCTATTGAGCAAGTAGTCTTAGCAGGAAAATCTAGAGCGTATGGTTTAGAAGTTTTAGCCCGAAAAAATGAAGGTAAATTAAACGGTTGGATTTCTTATACACTGTCTCGTTCAGAACAACAAACAGCAGGAAGAACTGCAACGGAAATAGGAATAAATAACGGAAACTGGTACAAAACAGGTTGGGACAAAACACATAATCTATCTGTAACAGGAATATATGAATTAAATGAAAAATGGAGCTTTGGAAGTATTTTTTCATTACAAACAGGTCAACCAGTAACTTATCCAAACGGACAATATATTTACCAAGGACTTTCAGTACCTAGTTATGGAGAAAGAAATGCTAATAATTTACCTGCTTACCATCGTTTAGACATTTCAGCAACATTAACTCCTAGAAATAGTGCTAATAAAAAATTTAAAGGAGAATGGGTTTTTGGAATCTATAACATATATAGCCGTAAAAATGCTGCTTCTATAAGTTTCAGACAAAATGCTGATACTGGTAGAAATGAAGCCGTTCGCCTTTCAATTTTTGGAATAGTTCCAAGCGTAACATATAATTTTAAATTTTAA
- a CDS encoding DUF4249 domain-containing protein, which yields MIKVITKITIAIITLVTMVACEDVVDINLDTAEPKLVIDASIKWEKGTAGNEQVIRLTTTTDYYTNLIPNATGAIVTIFDGTTTYDFIEDFGTGNYICTNFNPVINGTYTLTIIYKGETYTSTDTLYPTPDIDTVEQSVITGFGGEDAIEIKFFYQDNGAEDNFYLIGFKNNTIAYPEYGAVDDEFFQGNQMFGLYVDDELAANDVLNLSLQGISERYFNYMNKLLNIAGSNGGNPFSSPPATLRGNIINQTNTNNFPFGYFSLGEIDTETYVVQ from the coding sequence ATGATAAAAGTCATAACAAAAATAACAATAGCAATAATCACCTTAGTTACTATGGTAGCCTGTGAAGATGTGGTAGATATCAACTTAGATACTGCGGAACCTAAACTTGTAATTGATGCTTCTATTAAGTGGGAAAAAGGAACAGCAGGAAACGAACAAGTAATTCGTTTAACTACTACTACAGATTATTATACCAATTTAATTCCAAATGCTACAGGAGCAATAGTAACCATCTTTGATGGAACAACTACTTATGATTTTATAGAAGATTTTGGAACTGGAAATTATATTTGTACTAATTTTAACCCTGTTATAAATGGAACATACACTTTAACCATTATATATAAAGGAGAAACTTACACATCAACAGATACTTTATATCCAACACCAGATATTGACACAGTAGAACAATCGGTAATAACAGGTTTTGGAGGAGAAGATGCTATTGAAATTAAATTCTTTTATCAAGACAATGGAGCTGAAGACAATTTTTATTTAATTGGATTCAAAAATAATACCATAGCTTATCCAGAATATGGAGCTGTTGATGATGAATTCTTTCAAGGAAATCAAATGTTTGGACTTTATGTAGATGATGAGTTAGCGGCTAATGATGTTCTTAATCTATCGCTTCAAGGTATTTCTGAACGCTATTTTAATTATATGAATAAACTTTTAAATATTGCAGGAAGTAATGGAGGAAATCCTTTCTCTTCTCCTCCAGCTACTTTAAGAGGAAATATTATCAACCAAACCAATACTAACAATTTCCCTTTTGGATATTTTAGTTTAGGTGAAATTGACACGGAAACTTATGTAGTGCAATAG
- a CDS encoding thiamine diphosphokinase, translated as MSSHHIVRDDQEPALIIANGLACNQELLGQLLEWSPLVIVLDSAIERVLELGIKVDVLLGDFDRGFDPNYYKESQYPIEIVHTPNQDKTDLEKAFDYLIARGIPAANVVWATGKRADHTITNITNIVRYRTMLKIVILDDHSKIHLLPKKFEKWYPKKTPISLIPIGEVFGISSKNLFYPLQNDTLTIGYKTGSSNHVIEDGIVTIEHQKGDLLLMECWD; from the coding sequence ATGTCCTCTCATCATATTGTACGTGACGATCAAGAACCCGCATTAATTATTGCAAACGGATTAGCATGCAATCAAGAACTATTAGGCCAATTATTAGAATGGTCTCCATTAGTAATTGTTCTAGATTCTGCAATCGAACGGGTTTTAGAATTAGGAATAAAGGTTGATGTCCTTTTAGGCGATTTTGACAGAGGATTTGATCCAAATTATTATAAAGAAAGTCAATATCCTATTGAAATTGTTCATACTCCAAATCAAGATAAAACTGATTTAGAAAAAGCATTTGATTATTTAATTGCAAGAGGAATTCCTGCTGCAAATGTAGTTTGGGCAACTGGAAAAAGGGCCGATCATACTATTACAAACATCACAAATATTGTTCGTTATAGGACAATGCTTAAAATAGTTATTTTAGACGATCATTCTAAAATACATCTACTACCTAAAAAATTTGAAAAATGGTATCCAAAGAAAACGCCTATTTCATTAATTCCCATAGGTGAAGTATTTGGTATTTCTTCTAAAAATCTCTTTTACCCATTACAAAATGACACATTAACTATTGGCTATAAAACAGGTAGCAGCAATCATGTAATTGAAGATGGAATTGTAACTATTGAACACCAAAAAGGTGATTTATTATTAATGGAATGTTGGGATTAA
- a CDS encoding M28 family peptidase has protein sequence MKKRIHLVALLLLFINGLFGQNFIQAYADIANQVSQSNITNALTDFENLGVKRRGTQELEDTYNWLRNKYLSFGYTAAQLEEDTFANGSYTCKNLIVTKVGSVYPDTYVIICGHYDSLNGVGTNDNGSGVATILEVARLLQNVETEYSIKFINFSGEEDGLLGSQHYVNNVVNGTTPKLDIKLVFNIDQVGGVAGETNNTITCERDTSSPTSNNAASNTVTNELMTCVTLYSPLNTNLAHAYSSDYIPFENNEEVITGFYETNETTHGHSATDLLVNMDPVYNYNVAKAATGAMLHFAVAYTTLSDNLFNKVNLVRFFPNPVKQYLTIDLGTSPEENYTLQLYDLQGKVVFSEAVIGNKQLTTINVSALSKGMYLATLISEKDVVKKKIVLE, from the coding sequence ATGAAAAAAAGAATACACTTAGTTGCACTGTTATTATTGTTTATCAATGGGTTATTTGGACAGAATTTTATACAAGCCTATGCAGATATTGCGAATCAAGTTTCACAGTCAAATATTACTAACGCTTTAACTGACTTTGAAAATTTAGGAGTTAAAAGAAGAGGTACTCAAGAGCTAGAAGATACTTATAATTGGCTTCGAAATAAGTACCTGAGTTTTGGCTATACGGCTGCTCAACTTGAGGAAGATACTTTTGCAAATGGTAGTTATACTTGTAAAAATTTAATTGTGACTAAAGTAGGAAGCGTTTATCCAGATACTTATGTTATTATTTGTGGACATTATGATTCATTAAATGGAGTAGGAACAAATGATAATGGTAGTGGAGTGGCAACTATTCTTGAAGTAGCAAGATTATTGCAAAATGTTGAAACAGAATATTCTATAAAGTTTATTAATTTTAGTGGAGAAGAAGATGGATTATTAGGAAGTCAACATTATGTAAATAATGTGGTAAATGGAACTACTCCTAAATTAGATATAAAATTAGTTTTTAATATTGATCAGGTTGGAGGAGTAGCAGGAGAAACAAACAATACAATTACTTGCGAACGCGATACAAGTTCTCCAACAAGTAATAATGCAGCGTCAAATACTGTTACAAACGAATTAATGACTTGTGTAACGCTTTATTCTCCATTAAATACAAATTTAGCTCATGCATATTCATCTGACTATATTCCTTTTGAAAATAATGAAGAAGTGATTACAGGTTTTTATGAAACGAATGAAACAACTCATGGTCATTCGGCTACTGATTTATTAGTAAATATGGATCCTGTGTATAATTATAATGTTGCTAAAGCTGCCACAGGAGCTATGTTGCATTTTGCAGTTGCTTATACTACTTTAAGTGATAATCTTTTTAATAAGGTTAATTTAGTAAGGTTTTTTCCTAATCCTGTGAAACAATATCTAACCATTGATTTAGGAACTTCACCAGAAGAGAATTACACTTTACAATTGTATGATTTACAAGGAAAAGTTGTTTTTTCTGAAGCTGTGATTGGAAATAAACAATTAACAACGATTAATGTTAGCGCATTATCTAAAGGGATGTATTTAGCTACTTTAATTTCTGAGAAAGACGTTGTAAAAAAGAAAATAGTACTTGAATAA